A DNA window from Arachis hypogaea cultivar Tifrunner chromosome 18, arahy.Tifrunner.gnm2.J5K5, whole genome shotgun sequence contains the following coding sequences:
- the LOC112772767 gene encoding UDP-xylose transporter 1, whose amino-acid sequence MGEMSSFQLGVIGALFLSVASSVSIVICNKALMSNLGFRFATTLTSWHLMVTFCTLHVAQRLNLFVSKSIDMKTVMLFGILNGISIGFLNLSLGFNSIGFYQMTKLAIIPFTVLLETVFLKKQFSQKIKFSLFLLLVGVGIASITDLQLNFVGSILSLLAIITTCVGQILTNTIQKKLNVSSTQLLYQSAPFQAAILFVSGPVVDQLLTKQNVFAYKYSPIVLAFIVLSCLIAVSVNFSTFLVIGKTSPVTYQVLGHLKTCLVLGFGYTLLHDPFTGRNIVGILVAIFGMGLYSYFCTEENKKKQSGDLPLSSQVKDKDNTPLLVGKNNTGHQEEENHHEAKKLNKESSI is encoded by the exons ATGGGAGAGATGTCAAGCTTCCAATTGGGTGTTATTGGTGCACTATTTCTCTCAGTGGCTTCATCTGTCTCCATTGTCATATGCAACAAAGCCTTGATGAGCAATCTTGGCTTCCGTTTCG CCACAACACTTACTAGTTGGCATTTGATGGTGACATTTTGCACCCTTCATGTGGCTCAACGCTTGAATCTATTTGTGAGCAAATCCATTGACATGAAGACAGTCATGCTCTTTGGCATTCTAAATGGCATCTCCATTGGATTTCTCAATTTGAGCCTTGGCTTCAATTCCATTGGATTCTACCag ATGACAAAACTGGCAATAATACCATTCACAGTGCTACTAGAAACTGTTTTCCTAAAGAAACAGTTCAG CCAGAAAATAAAGTTCTCTCTATTCCTATTACTTGTTGGAGTTGGCATTGCTTCTATCACAGACCTTCAGCTCAATTTTGTTGGATCCATTCTTTCCCTTCTAGCAATCATAACTACATGTGTTGGACAAATT cTTACAAACACAATACAGAAGAAGCTGAATGTATCTTCCACACAGTTGCTATACCAATCTGCTCCATTCCAAGCAGCAATTCTTTTTGTTTCAGGCCCTGTAGTGGATCAGCTCCTCACCAAGCAAAATGTCTTTGCATACAAATATTCTCCTATAGTATTG GCATTCATTGTGCTATCATGCTTGATAGCTGTTTCTGTGAACTTCAGCACATTCCTAGTTATTGGAAAAACATCTCCTGTAACGTACCAAGTTCTTGGCCACCTCAAGACTTGTCTTGTTCTAGGATTTGGCTACACATTGCTCCATGATCCATTCACTGGAAGGAACATCGTTGGAATACTTGTTGCCATTTTTGGTATGGGATTGTACTCTTATTTCTGCACTGAAGAGAACAAAAAGAAACAATCAGGAGATCTTCCATTATCCTCTCAG GTTAAGGACAAAGATAACACACCCCTTTTGGTTGGGAAAAACAATACTGGTCATCAAGAAGAGGAAAATCATCATGAGGctaagaaattaaacaaagagtCATCTATTTAA